From one Neorhizobium galegae genomic stretch:
- a CDS encoding sterol desaturase family protein, with the protein MFQSSVDPSLRAGILIIAACFMLLEYLIGRLARHDTHDLKESAASFGVAVIHGLVRPLEAALVAVPFMFAYRHRLFDIDITTAAGLLALFVAVDFVYYWHHRASHHIRWLWATHAVHHSPTRLNLTAAIRLGWTGDISGHFLFFVPLAWAGFHPFGIVAMLGLNLAYQFFIHTELSPRLGPLEWVLNTPAHHRVHHASNAGCLDKNFGGILIVFDRLFGTFTEAPKTEALRYGLRGRPASLNPGRIALGEWAILWRDFRRTTGPTAKLRVLFGPVGPAPRPIERPANDSLPTDNNSTTRTEGLSP; encoded by the coding sequence ATGTTCCAGAGTTCCGTCGATCCGTCGCTGCGTGCCGGCATCCTTATCATTGCGGCCTGCTTCATGCTGCTCGAATATCTGATCGGCAGGCTGGCGAGGCACGACACGCATGACCTCAAAGAATCGGCTGCGTCCTTCGGCGTCGCGGTGATCCATGGCCTCGTGCGCCCTCTCGAAGCCGCCCTCGTCGCTGTGCCGTTCATGTTCGCCTACCGGCACCGTCTGTTCGACATAGACATCACGACAGCGGCCGGGCTGCTGGCGCTCTTCGTCGCGGTGGACTTCGTCTATTATTGGCATCACCGTGCCTCGCATCACATCCGCTGGCTCTGGGCGACGCATGCAGTGCATCACTCGCCGACCAGGCTCAACCTGACGGCGGCGATCCGGCTCGGCTGGACCGGTGATATTTCCGGCCATTTCCTGTTCTTTGTGCCGCTTGCCTGGGCAGGCTTCCATCCGTTCGGCATCGTCGCGATGCTCGGCCTCAACCTCGCCTATCAGTTCTTCATCCATACCGAGCTTTCGCCGCGTCTCGGCCCGCTCGAATGGGTGCTGAACACGCCTGCGCACCATCGAGTGCACCACGCGTCCAATGCCGGCTGCCTCGACAAGAATTTCGGCGGCATCCTGATCGTCTTCGACCGGCTGTTTGGCACCTTTACGGAAGCGCCGAAGACCGAGGCCTTGCGCTACGGCCTGCGCGGCCGCCCGGCCTCGCTCAATCCGGGGCGAATCGCGCTTGGCGAATGGGCCATCCTTTGGCGGGATTTCCGCCGCACAACCGGCCCGACCGCCAAGCTCCGGGTGCTATTCGGACCGGTCGGCCCCGCACCGCGGCCGATCGAAAGACCTGCAAATGACAGTCTTCCGACCGACAACAACTCCACCACCAGAACCGAAGGACTATCCCCATGA
- a CDS encoding response regulator → MPTILIVDDDADIRQLVGDLLLREGFAVEAAEDARAMDEVLLRREPDLMILDLMMPGEDGLSVCRRIRATRPLPILMLTAKSDETDRVVGLELGADDYLVKPFGPRELLARVRALLRRAAPQVFQRPSRRYAFDRFVADLDARQLEAGSEGVVSLTSGEFELLSCFVIRPRRVLSRDQILDWTHGRTADPFDRTVDILVSRLRKKLEAASPGSNLISTVRNGGYLLTVPVRQVT, encoded by the coding sequence ATGCCCACGATTCTGATCGTCGATGACGATGCCGACATAAGGCAGCTCGTTGGCGATCTGCTGTTGCGCGAAGGTTTTGCCGTCGAGGCGGCCGAGGATGCGCGCGCCATGGACGAGGTGCTTCTGCGGCGTGAGCCGGACCTGATGATCCTGGATCTGATGATGCCCGGCGAAGACGGCCTCTCGGTCTGCCGGCGCATCCGTGCAACGCGGCCGTTGCCGATCCTGATGCTGACCGCGAAAAGCGACGAGACCGACCGCGTCGTCGGCCTCGAACTCGGGGCCGACGACTATCTTGTCAAACCGTTCGGCCCCCGCGAACTCTTGGCGCGCGTCCGGGCACTGTTGCGCCGCGCCGCGCCCCAGGTGTTCCAGCGGCCGAGCCGGCGTTACGCCTTCGACCGTTTCGTCGCCGATCTCGATGCACGCCAGCTCGAAGCCGGGTCGGAAGGCGTCGTTTCACTGACGAGTGGAGAGTTCGAACTTCTCTCTTGCTTCGTGATCAGGCCGCGCCGGGTTCTCTCGCGTGACCAGATTCTTGACTGGACCCATGGCCGCACCGCCGATCCCTTCGACCGCACTGTCGATATTCTCGTCTCGCGGCTGCGCAAGAAACTGGAAGCGGCAAGCCCTGGCAGCAACCTGATCAGTACCGTGCGCAACGGCGGTTATCTGCTGACGGTGCCGGTGCGGCAGGTGACATGA
- a CDS encoding sensor histidine kinase encodes MFRLSLSRRLIAIGGAGFLALWIVLISFYYLANGLSRTASNPPPGQIAAIVTLLKSEPSARWPALLDAVSSPILDLSVVENDLGPENALDLWEDPDYGIYRAVLGSDLLSIRLLVPERRFRRPRLFQGVLNPVQFRIRLSPDRVLVMETRTPFIVAWFGLPAGLGAGLIGTLFAVAALIVLHREIRPLTRLAAVVDRIDPIGAPVVLPKLKGAAPETQALLKAFDRLQTRLHAIVRARLALIGGIQHDVRTFATRLRLRVEHIPNKTEREKAAADIDDMIELLDNALLAGRAGVGALDEELLDLVPLLEAEVMDRRAAGAHITLAALPPETAMVIGDRLALRRVFANLIDNALKYGGAAHLALVIEAEWLRVTVDDEGSGIPADWREVLTEPFVRLEPSRARKTGGAGLGLAVARNLVEAHGGTLEIDDAPGGGARLSVRLYLFGSR; translated from the coding sequence ATGTTTCGCCTGAGCCTTTCCAGGCGGCTCATCGCAATCGGAGGGGCGGGTTTCCTGGCGCTCTGGATTGTGCTGATTTCGTTCTACTATCTTGCCAACGGCCTTAGCCGCACCGCGTCCAACCCGCCGCCCGGCCAGATTGCCGCCATCGTCACGCTTTTGAAGAGCGAACCTTCCGCCCGTTGGCCGGCGCTGCTCGACGCGGTGAGCTCACCAATCCTCGATCTGAGCGTTGTCGAGAATGATTTGGGACCAGAAAACGCCCTCGATCTCTGGGAGGATCCAGACTACGGGATATATCGAGCGGTTCTCGGCAGCGACCTGCTGTCGATCCGCCTTCTGGTTCCGGAGCGCAGGTTCCGGCGGCCGCGTCTGTTTCAGGGCGTGCTCAATCCCGTCCAGTTCCGCATCCGCCTTTCGCCGGATCGGGTGCTGGTGATGGAAACCCGCACGCCCTTCATCGTCGCCTGGTTCGGCCTGCCGGCGGGGCTCGGCGCCGGGTTGATCGGGACGTTGTTCGCCGTCGCGGCGCTGATCGTCCTCCATCGGGAAATCCGCCCGCTGACCCGGCTCGCCGCCGTCGTCGATCGGATCGACCCGATCGGGGCGCCAGTCGTGCTGCCGAAACTGAAAGGAGCAGCGCCCGAAACTCAGGCGCTGCTCAAGGCCTTTGATCGGTTGCAGACGCGCCTGCATGCGATCGTCCGCGCCAGGTTGGCGCTGATTGGCGGTATCCAGCACGATGTGCGCACGTTCGCGACCCGACTGAGGCTTCGCGTCGAGCACATCCCGAACAAGACGGAACGGGAAAAGGCCGCAGCCGACATAGACGATATGATCGAGCTTCTCGACAATGCGCTACTGGCCGGCCGCGCCGGTGTCGGAGCTCTGGACGAGGAACTCCTCGACCTCGTGCCGCTTTTGGAAGCGGAGGTAATGGACCGCCGGGCGGCAGGCGCGCATATCACCTTGGCCGCCCTTCCGCCCGAGACGGCAATGGTAATTGGCGATCGTCTGGCTCTGCGGCGGGTATTCGCAAACCTGATCGATAACGCGCTCAAATACGGCGGTGCGGCGCATCTGGCGCTTGTGATCGAGGCGGAGTGGCTGCGAGTGACGGTCGACGACGAGGGATCGGGGATTCCAGCCGATTGGCGCGAGGTCCTGACGGAGCCCTTCGTGCGTCTGGAACCCTCCCGTGCCCGCAAGACCGGCGGGGCCGGTCTTGGCCTCGCCGTCGCCCGCAATCTGGTGGAAGCCCATGGGGGCACACTGGAAATCGACGATGCACCGGGCGGGGGTGCGAGGCTGAGCGTCCGGCTTTATCTATTCGGCAGCCGATGA
- a CDS encoding heavy metal translocating P-type ATPase, with product MVYPSSDRLKSALLLLAASGLALGLLVYAVDMPDIAKLAWQAGVIPVLAALIIEIMRGLWRREIGLDIVAALSMSAALLFGETLAASVVALMYSGGTFLESFAEGRARREMSALLSRVPRSATRHTKEGLEEIGLQDIEPGDLLMIHQGAVVPADGDIESPRAILDKSALTGESMPVRLEHGQEAMSGSTNAGDAFDLRVRHRVADSTYAGIVRLVEAAQASKAPMARLADRYSLLFLAVTIALSTAAWWLTGDPIRAVAVLVVATPCPLILAVPVALVAGLSRAAHFGVLIKGAKPLEALAGISTLILDKTGTLTDGRPQIVSIETHNGMSESEVLYFAAALEQASKHPMAQAIVAAAHRQRVLLPVPEHVSERAGEGLAGTVDGREVAVGGVAFVSTKVGVEPTGSLAMTAGTVVVALAVDNRIAGYLTMADALRSGTAELIAGLRRLGISRILLATGDRRAVAETVTRGLRLDAVRSDLTPDQKVLLVLTERKNGPVMMVGDGVNDAPALAAADIGVAMGARGAAASAEAADIVLLVDHLDRLLPGIEIAKRSRRIALESVVAGIGMSICGMIAAALGYLTPVQGALLQELIDVAVILNALRALRIKPTFDQRSGAPSRPPQ from the coding sequence ATGGTTTATCCGAGCTCCGATCGCCTGAAGTCTGCACTACTCCTCTTGGCCGCATCAGGCCTTGCGCTCGGGCTGCTTGTCTATGCCGTCGATATGCCCGATATAGCCAAACTCGCGTGGCAGGCGGGTGTCATCCCGGTCCTCGCCGCACTGATCATCGAAATCATGCGCGGTCTCTGGCGTCGAGAAATTGGACTGGACATCGTGGCGGCACTTTCAATGTCTGCGGCGTTGTTGTTCGGGGAAACGCTCGCCGCATCCGTCGTTGCCCTAATGTACTCCGGCGGGACATTTCTGGAGAGCTTTGCCGAGGGGCGTGCACGGCGCGAAATGAGCGCACTCCTCTCGCGTGTGCCGAGATCCGCCACGCGTCACACCAAGGAGGGCCTCGAAGAGATCGGGTTGCAGGATATCGAACCGGGCGATCTGCTGATGATCCACCAGGGCGCCGTCGTGCCGGCAGACGGTGACATCGAAAGCCCGCGGGCGATCCTCGACAAATCGGCGCTGACCGGCGAATCCATGCCTGTACGACTGGAGCATGGTCAGGAAGCAATGAGTGGGTCGACCAATGCCGGCGATGCCTTTGACCTGCGGGTCCGGCATCGTGTGGCAGACAGCACCTATGCCGGCATCGTCCGGCTGGTCGAGGCAGCTCAGGCATCCAAGGCGCCGATGGCCCGGCTGGCCGACCGGTATTCCCTGCTGTTTCTGGCCGTCACCATCGCATTATCGACAGCGGCCTGGTGGCTCACCGGTGATCCCATTCGCGCGGTGGCTGTTCTGGTCGTGGCAACACCATGCCCGCTGATACTTGCAGTTCCAGTGGCGTTGGTGGCTGGTCTGTCTCGAGCGGCACACTTCGGCGTCCTCATCAAAGGAGCAAAGCCCCTGGAGGCTCTGGCAGGGATCAGCACGTTGATCCTCGACAAGACCGGTACACTGACAGATGGACGACCGCAGATCGTTTCCATCGAAACCCACAACGGCATGTCAGAAAGCGAGGTTCTTTATTTCGCGGCCGCTCTGGAACAGGCGTCGAAACACCCGATGGCCCAAGCGATTGTCGCGGCAGCACACCGACAACGGGTCTTGCTGCCTGTCCCGGAACATGTGAGCGAACGGGCCGGTGAAGGCCTTGCCGGAACAGTCGACGGCCGGGAGGTCGCCGTAGGAGGTGTTGCGTTCGTGAGTACGAAGGTCGGCGTTGAGCCGACAGGGAGCCTGGCCATGACGGCGGGGACCGTGGTCGTCGCCCTTGCGGTTGATAACAGGATCGCGGGGTATCTCACCATGGCGGACGCGCTGCGATCAGGCACCGCCGAGCTCATCGCGGGTCTACGGCGGTTAGGCATCAGCCGCATCTTGCTGGCGACTGGTGACCGCCGGGCGGTCGCCGAGACAGTGACCAGAGGGTTGCGGCTGGACGCAGTCCGCTCAGACCTCACACCGGACCAGAAGGTTCTGCTGGTATTGACAGAGCGCAAGAATGGGCCGGTCATGATGGTCGGCGACGGGGTTAACGATGCGCCAGCTCTTGCTGCCGCCGATATTGGGGTGGCTATGGGCGCCCGGGGGGCCGCCGCCTCCGCAGAGGCGGCGGATATCGTACTTCTGGTCGACCACCTGGACCGCTTGCTCCCAGGCATTGAAATAGCGAAACGCTCGCGGCGTATCGCGCTGGAAAGCGTGGTAGCCGGAATCGGAATGTCCATCTGCGGAATGATCGCAGCCGCACTTGGATATTTGACGCCCGTGCAGGGGGCTCTGCTCCAGGAACTGATCGATGTGGCCGTTATCCTGAATGCTCTTCGGGCGCTGAGGATCAAGCCAACGTTCGATCAACGGTCCGGTGCACCCAGTAGACCCCCGCAATGA
- a CDS encoding carboxylesterase/lipase family protein — MIATGPRSSGLIWLRRYLQGLGLAAVIAVAPSATAQVVSPLAPVTTESGHVAGQTLKSGVKAWLGMPYAAPPVQDLRWRPPQPIFWEGVWNADRLGPECIQVLRPHDINHYFGEEPTSENCLYMNIWSPGAAEADSKLPVVVFLYGGGGTIGSSGMDSYKGEELAKRGAVFVNFNYRVGLMGFMAHPELTAEQGGHSGNYAYLDQNAALKWIKSNIAKFGGDSDRVVIMGQSAGARSVTEQIFSPLSKGLFSGAVMSSGCTWNIATDSLADGEKTGLKAQELLGAKNLAAMRNIPADKILAIQSESQVGTKREGVKANGVIDGYFTPKSHKEILAAGEMSDVPIIAHYNRDETNSPFSGVKNLEDYNELAERIYGDKAKAFLKLYPAASDDDVAARATQIALDSRLAKNARDCAALQVKHNKSPAYVSMFSRKHSFAPGVDYADIDEKTIGAYHTADIPFWFGTLETFNKLRQGRAWTDTDRALSEKMMASLISFAKTGDPKTSDINWKPWSTSNDAALTLDAAIGTTPSNPAGIDFIAANPLPQAAPGVAPGRVPGTGPRD, encoded by the coding sequence ATGATTGCGACAGGACCACGGAGCTCCGGCCTGATATGGCTCCGACGTTACCTGCAGGGGCTGGGGCTGGCTGCGGTAATAGCGGTTGCGCCGTCAGCGACAGCGCAGGTCGTGTCTCCGCTGGCGCCGGTGACGACGGAATCCGGTCATGTGGCCGGCCAGACCCTCAAGTCGGGCGTCAAGGCGTGGCTCGGCATGCCCTATGCGGCACCACCGGTTCAGGATCTTCGCTGGAGGCCGCCTCAGCCTATTTTTTGGGAAGGCGTATGGAACGCGGACAGGCTCGGTCCGGAATGCATTCAAGTTCTGCGTCCGCACGACATCAACCACTATTTTGGTGAGGAGCCCACCTCCGAGAACTGCCTCTACATGAACATCTGGTCGCCGGGCGCGGCCGAGGCCGACAGTAAGCTTCCGGTCGTCGTTTTCCTTTACGGCGGCGGCGGCACGATCGGTTCGAGCGGCATGGATTCCTACAAGGGCGAGGAATTGGCCAAGCGCGGCGCGGTGTTCGTGAACTTCAACTACCGCGTCGGACTCATGGGCTTCATGGCGCATCCGGAACTGACGGCTGAACAGGGTGGCCATTCGGGCAACTACGCCTACCTCGACCAGAACGCCGCCCTAAAATGGATCAAGAGCAACATCGCCAAGTTCGGCGGCGATTCCGACCGGGTCGTCATCATGGGGCAATCGGCCGGGGCGCGTTCGGTTACCGAGCAGATCTTCAGCCCCCTGTCTAAGGGCCTGTTCAGCGGCGCGGTAATGTCCTCCGGCTGCACCTGGAATATCGCCACCGACAGCCTGGCCGACGGTGAGAAGACCGGGCTCAAGGCCCAGGAACTGCTTGGGGCGAAAAACCTCGCCGCGATGCGCAACATCCCGGCGGACAAAATCCTCGCTATCCAGAGCGAATCTCAGGTCGGCACCAAAAGAGAGGGCGTGAAGGCGAACGGTGTGATTGACGGTTACTTCACGCCGAAGAGCCACAAGGAAATTCTGGCCGCGGGGGAGATGTCGGACGTCCCGATCATCGCGCACTACAATCGCGACGAGACCAACTCGCCTTTCTCGGGCGTCAAAAACCTCGAAGACTATAATGAACTCGCCGAACGCATCTATGGTGACAAGGCAAAAGCGTTCCTCAAACTCTATCCCGCCGCATCCGACGATGACGTCGCGGCGCGGGCGACGCAAATCGCCCTCGACTCGCGGCTTGCCAAGAATGCGCGCGATTGTGCAGCCCTTCAGGTCAAGCACAACAAGTCGCCGGCCTATGTGAGCATGTTTTCCCGCAAGCATTCCTTCGCGCCCGGCGTAGACTATGCGGACATCGACGAGAAGACGATCGGTGCCTACCACACGGCTGACATTCCGTTTTGGTTCGGCACGCTCGAAACTTTCAACAAGCTCCGGCAGGGACGCGCCTGGACCGACACCGACCGCGCGCTTTCGGAAAAGATGATGGCGAGCCTGATCTCCTTCGCCAAGACAGGCGATCCCAAGACGAGCGACATCAACTGGAAGCCGTGGAGCACCTCCAACGACGCGGCGCTCACCCTCGATGCGGCGATCGGCACTACGCCGTCCAACCCCGCAGGTATCGACTTCATTGCCGCCAATCCCCTGCCGCAGGCCGCGCCCGGAGTTGCCCCCGGCCGCGTTCCCGGCACCGGACCACGTGACTGA
- a CDS encoding cyclase family protein has protein sequence MKSGFALGIGAAAFPSVTSAQTTPRFAFSDTIDLSHVLYEGFPTFSGDKWFTVEHLATFEKDKVNLHRWTIVEHSGTHIDAPIHFSADGMTADMIPISDMIVPLVVIDIQARAADDPDTSLTPDDIKKWEAKNGRLPSGCCVAMNSGWHKLVGDKKFTGNDEQKRNHTPGFHAETAHFLISEREVKGIGVDTLSLDTGLNSGGAFPVHYEWLGSGRWGVECLANLDAIPEKGTHLLLGTPKVKGATGGPTRAIALV, from the coding sequence TTGAAGTCCGGTTTCGCGCTCGGCATCGGAGCGGCCGCGTTCCCGTCCGTCACCTCGGCCCAAACCACGCCGCGATTTGCGTTCAGCGACACCATAGATCTCTCACATGTTCTCTACGAAGGGTTCCCCACCTTTAGCGGCGACAAGTGGTTCACGGTCGAGCACCTGGCGACATTCGAGAAGGATAAGGTGAACCTGCATCGCTGGACGATCGTGGAGCATAGCGGCACCCATATCGACGCTCCGATCCACTTTTCTGCCGACGGAATGACGGCGGACATGATCCCGATTTCCGATATGATCGTACCGCTCGTCGTGATCGACATACAGGCCCGTGCCGCCGACGATCCGGACACGTCCCTGACGCCCGACGACATAAAGAAATGGGAAGCCAAGAACGGTCGCCTCCCGAGCGGATGCTGCGTCGCCATGAACTCCGGCTGGCATAAGCTGGTCGGCGACAAGAAGTTCACCGGCAACGATGAGCAGAAGCGCAACCACACGCCCGGATTCCATGCGGAGACGGCGCATTTCCTGATTTCGGAACGGGAGGTCAAGGGCATCGGCGTCGATACGCTGTCGCTCGACACGGGTCTGAATTCCGGCGGCGCCTTCCCGGTGCATTACGAATGGCTCGGCAGCGGCCGGTGGGGTGTGGAATGCCTCGCCAACCTCGATGCCATTCCCGAAAAGGGCACGCACCTGCTTCTGGGGACGCCGAAGGTCAAGGGTGCGACCGGCGGCCCGACGCGTGCGATCGCGCTGGTCTAG
- a CDS encoding SMP-30/gluconolactonase/LRE family protein — protein sequence MVERMISAEKLDCVVRTADQLGETPLWCDRTRKLWWVDIERPKLQSFDLSSGHHDVFLDPNVTYLGGQAFTSSGGHLLARDLSLFTRSDDGELRFFAEIESGIDNRLNDGRVDAWGRLWIGTMDNQLHRPNGALYRIDPDGTVERIFDQVIVSNGIAFSPDRRRMHFTDTRRYQSWVLDVDPLTGSVAERRMFADYSATGDRPDGACFDVDGGLWTAFFGGGRVVRYAPDGRIDTVLSMPVSNPTCVCFGGRDYRTLFITTASKFLTEEQRAAEPMAGAVFALEGVAQGFAEHRFAI from the coding sequence ATGGTTGAGAGGATGATCTCCGCCGAAAAACTGGATTGCGTGGTGCGTACGGCGGACCAATTGGGCGAAACGCCCCTTTGGTGCGACAGGACGCGCAAATTATGGTGGGTGGACATCGAAAGGCCGAAGCTGCAAAGCTTCGACCTTTCGTCCGGCCACCATGACGTTTTCCTCGATCCTAACGTCACCTATCTCGGCGGCCAGGCGTTTACCTCTTCGGGAGGCCACCTCCTCGCTCGTGACCTGTCGCTTTTTACTCGCTCCGACGACGGCGAGCTTCGGTTCTTCGCGGAGATCGAAAGCGGGATCGACAATCGCCTTAACGACGGACGGGTGGACGCCTGGGGCCGGCTGTGGATCGGGACCATGGACAACCAGCTCCACCGCCCGAATGGCGCGCTCTACCGCATCGATCCGGATGGCACTGTGGAGAGGATCTTCGACCAGGTGATCGTGAGCAACGGCATCGCCTTCTCGCCGGATCGGCGCCGCATGCATTTTACCGATACACGCCGCTATCAGAGCTGGGTCCTCGACGTGGATCCGCTTACCGGCTCGGTCGCGGAACGGCGGATGTTTGCGGACTATTCGGCGACGGGCGATCGGCCGGACGGAGCCTGTTTCGATGTGGACGGCGGTTTGTGGACCGCCTTCTTCGGCGGAGGACGGGTGGTACGTTACGCCCCGGATGGACGTATCGACACCGTTTTATCCATGCCGGTCAGCAATCCGACCTGCGTCTGTTTCGGGGGGCGAGACTACCGAACGCTGTTCATCACCACTGCATCGAAATTCCTGACGGAGGAACAGCGGGCGGCCGAGCCCATGGCGGGCGCTGTCTTCGCCCTCGAGGGCGTGGCGCAGGGATTCGCGGAACACCGATTTGCAATCTGA
- a CDS encoding sialic acid TRAP transporter substrate-binding protein SiaP, protein MQALSRRNVLAGAAAVAASAGLPGAALAATKLRFADVTTADAPRSLALTNIFAKEMGADYEFQGYFGSTLFKQGTELVAVQRGNLEMAMLPPSDFAKQAPEFDILGAAYVVRDADHLNKIFESDVGEEFRKTAREKLKVEILAPAYYGARHVNLKGNKKVSKPEDLASVKLRMPGGESWQFLGKAIGANPVAMDYAEVYTGLQTGAIDAQDNPLPNDKLMKFYEVTNQIVLTGHNVGFGMLLIGSSVFDKLPETEQKRMRDVAKKAFAWSTAEYLKQESELIQFFKEKGLEVYEPDVAAFRDYAQKQYARSPLSSSWPQGMIDRINKL, encoded by the coding sequence ATGCAAGCCTTATCGAGACGAAACGTTCTGGCGGGCGCGGCCGCGGTTGCGGCTTCGGCCGGACTGCCCGGTGCGGCACTTGCGGCCACCAAGCTGCGTTTTGCGGACGTGACCACCGCAGATGCGCCGCGTTCGCTCGCACTGACCAACATCTTCGCGAAGGAGATGGGAGCCGACTACGAATTTCAGGGTTATTTCGGATCGACGCTGTTCAAGCAGGGCACGGAACTGGTCGCCGTTCAGCGCGGCAACCTGGAGATGGCAATGTTGCCGCCTTCGGATTTTGCCAAGCAGGCGCCCGAATTCGATATCCTCGGCGCGGCCTATGTGGTTCGCGACGCCGATCATCTCAACAAGATCTTCGAGAGCGACGTCGGCGAGGAGTTCAGAAAAACGGCTCGCGAAAAACTGAAGGTGGAGATCCTGGCGCCCGCCTATTACGGAGCACGCCACGTCAACCTCAAGGGAAACAAGAAGGTGTCCAAGCCGGAGGACTTAGCCAGCGTCAAGCTTCGCATGCCGGGCGGCGAAAGCTGGCAGTTCCTCGGCAAGGCGATTGGCGCCAATCCCGTCGCCATGGATTACGCCGAGGTCTACACCGGTCTGCAGACCGGTGCGATAGACGCGCAGGACAATCCGCTGCCCAACGACAAGCTGATGAAGTTCTACGAGGTGACGAACCAGATTGTACTGACGGGCCACAATGTCGGATTCGGCATGCTGCTGATCGGCTCCTCCGTCTTCGACAAGCTTCCCGAAACCGAGCAGAAGCGCATGCGGGACGTCGCCAAGAAGGCCTTCGCCTGGAGTACGGCCGAATACCTCAAGCAGGAAAGCGAGCTGATCCAATTCTTCAAGGAAAAGGGTCTGGAGGTCTACGAGCCGGATGTCGCCGCCTTCCGCGACTACGCCCAGAAGCAGTATGCCCGCTCGCCGCTGTCCTCGTCCTGGCCGCAGGGCATGATCGACCGCATCAACAAGCTGTAG
- a CDS encoding LysR family transcriptional regulator: MELKWLEDFVSLARFMNFTLAAHDRNITQSALSRRIRQLEQWVGLPLIDRSTYPVKLTPAGYSFLPKARKSVDMLCALREDTIEAHGSAEEVLSFATMSTLVLTFFPAWMEKVEALGEPFRTRFTEAYSSFSNNVATLFRNECDFLLIYAHDSVPAMQDLSEHDYLTLGAEQVIAVSAPAENGDPLHGVQSDGRLIDYLSYRDNSFFAQALPNAVFDKKALRFNTVYENAMSAALKAMAVSGHGVAWIPESLAIQELRTGQLVRAADPSFDIEVEIRLYRSYRLRGKRAGQFWRQAEEVALQANR; encoded by the coding sequence ATGGAACTGAAGTGGCTTGAAGACTTCGTCAGCTTGGCGCGTTTCATGAACTTCACGCTTGCGGCCCATGACAGAAACATCACCCAGTCGGCACTCAGCCGCCGTATCCGGCAACTTGAGCAATGGGTCGGGCTGCCCCTGATCGATCGTTCAACCTATCCGGTCAAGCTGACGCCGGCAGGCTACAGCTTCCTGCCGAAGGCGCGCAAGAGCGTCGACATGCTCTGCGCCTTGCGCGAAGATACGATCGAAGCGCATGGCTCGGCGGAGGAGGTCCTCTCCTTTGCCACGATGAGTACCCTCGTGCTGACATTCTTCCCGGCCTGGATGGAAAAGGTCGAGGCGCTCGGAGAACCGTTCCGCACACGCTTCACGGAAGCCTACTCATCGTTTTCCAACAACGTCGCGACACTTTTCCGCAACGAGTGCGACTTCCTGCTGATCTACGCCCACGATTCTGTTCCGGCGATGCAGGACCTTTCCGAACACGATTATCTGACGCTTGGAGCCGAGCAGGTGATCGCCGTGTCCGCACCGGCCGAGAATGGCGATCCGCTGCATGGCGTGCAATCCGATGGTAGGCTGATCGACTACCTCAGCTACCGGGACAATTCATTTTTCGCGCAGGCCTTGCCGAATGCCGTCTTCGACAAGAAAGCGCTCCGGTTCAATACGGTCTACGAGAATGCGATGTCGGCGGCGTTGAAGGCGATGGCCGTGTCTGGCCACGGAGTGGCGTGGATCCCGGAAAGCCTGGCCATTCAGGAACTGCGGACCGGTCAACTCGTCCGGGCGGCCGATCCCTCCTTCGATATCGAAGTCGAAATCAGGCTCTACCGCTCCTATCGCCTGCGCGGCAAGCGCGCCGGTCAGTTCTGGAGACAGGCGGAAGAGGTCGCGCTGCAAGCCAATCGCTAG